GAGATATCACCCAAAAAGGCTTTAATTTCACTGTATCGACGTTCCTTAGTTTTTAAAAACCAAAGGATTAAATATTTCCAACGCCCGGAGAGTATGTTTTGTGTATAAGCAATACCATACATTTCTCTTTCTTCTCGTATAAATTCTCTTTCAAACCCATCTTTACAAATTCTCGTCACCCTTACACCTCTTCTATCTACTCATAAGTACAAAAAATTGTACTACGGCAATTTAAATTGCCCTCTTCCAAAAGATGAGCAATGATTTTATTCTAGTCTACGTAACAAAAATACAGGTTACAATTTAATCATATCCAAAATTATCACAGATCAATTCTATATATTTTTTATCTATATAGTTAGCCGGCTAACCATTAATAGCATTGAAAGGAGTTTTATAAAATGTCAAATAAACAACCAGATGATCCGTTAAAGTTATCCATCTTAGATTTCGTTCATGTTTATCAGAACAGTAATCCTACTGAAAGTCTAAAGAATTCAACAGAGATGGTGCAATTAGCTGAGAGGTTAGGATATACCCGATATTGGTTTACTGAGCATCACAACACTACTAGTCAAATTAGTACATCTCCTGATTTGTTGAGTGTACATGCAGCTTCACACACTCAAAAAATACGTGTAGGTTCTGGTGGAATTATGTTACCTAACTATAGTCCCTTTAAAGTTGTAGAAAACTTTACCTTACTTGAAGCTTTACATCCTGGACGGATAGATCTAGGAATAGGAAGAGCGTCAGGAACAGATGGATGGACAGCATGGGCCTTACAGCGTTCGAGGGAAGCTCTTGCCGCCAATGATTTTCCAGAACAGTTAAATCACTTACTTTCATTTTTTTCGCGGGATTTTCCAAGGACTCATCCTTTTAGCAACATTACACCTCCAGGTAACCCGTCGTTAGTGCCTGATATGTATATGTTGGGATCTAGTGAAGGTGGTTTACAGTTTGCTGTAGAAAAAGGGCTTGGTTTTGTATTTGCTGCCCATTTAGCACCTCAGTTAGCAATTCCAATTCTTCGATCATATCGCAAAGACTTTAAGCCATCTTTGTATATGAAGGAGCCGAAAAGTATATTAGCTATTGGTGTTATTGTAGCAGAAACACAGGAAGAGGCAAAATATTTGGCAGGTCCAGTAGAGTTAACGTGGGCAAGAATGAGAACTGGTTCCTCTAATTTATCATTTCCGACTCTTAAAGAAGCCGAGTCCCATATCTATACACCAGAGGAAGAGGAAGCTCGGGATGCTAATAAGGATCGTTTTGTGATTGGAAGTGTGAATGATGTAGCTGTCCAATTGAGGCAGATGGCGAAAGCAGCCCTAGCTGATGAAATCATGATAGCTGATTTTTACCCTAGTCAAGAAAGCCGATTAAAAGGATACCAACTACTCGCTAAAGAATTTGACCTTAGCTCTAAATAAGTACAGAACGTAAACCAAATGGACAAACACCTGCGTCCAATCATGAAAATAGGTTAGGTTTTTGCAGCAAATAGAAAGAAGAGGGTATAAATGACAAATAAAAGACAGCTTAAAATTGGAGCTATTATAGATGGCGTAGGCTGGAATTACATGGGATGGCGTCATCCCGATATGCCAGCTAATGCTAGTGAAAATGTAGATTATTATGTACAGAAAGCTCAAAGAGCTGAAGAAGGTAAGTTTGATATGGTCTTTTTAGCTGATGTCAGCCACATTGGGCCTGGGATGATTCCACATTATTTGAGTATGTTTGAAGGTGTAAGTATTCTGTCTGCTCTTAGCATGGCTACTACTCATATTGGCCTTACTGCAACCATTGCGACTTCGTATGCAGATCCATTCACTGTAGCGAGACAGGTGGCTTCTCTTGA
This sequence is a window from Priestia aryabhattai. Protein-coding genes within it:
- a CDS encoding LLM class flavin-dependent oxidoreductase — protein: MSNKQPDDPLKLSILDFVHVYQNSNPTESLKNSTEMVQLAERLGYTRYWFTEHHNTTSQISTSPDLLSVHAASHTQKIRVGSGGIMLPNYSPFKVVENFTLLEALHPGRIDLGIGRASGTDGWTAWALQRSREALAANDFPEQLNHLLSFFSRDFPRTHPFSNITPPGNPSLVPDMYMLGSSEGGLQFAVEKGLGFVFAAHLAPQLAIPILRSYRKDFKPSLYMKEPKSILAIGVIVAETQEEAKYLAGPVELTWARMRTGSSNLSFPTLKEAESHIYTPEEEEARDANKDRFVIGSVNDVAVQLRQMAKAALADEIMIADFYPSQESRLKGYQLLAKEFDLSSK
- a CDS encoding winged helix-turn-helix transcriptional regulator — translated: MTRICKDGFEREFIREEREMYGIAYTQNILSGRWKYLILWFLKTKERRYSEIKAFLGDISQGSLTKQLRELEADGIIKREVYPEVPPRVEYSLTSKGTSLVPIIDLMEEFGKKFGEKE